Part of the Halobellus ruber genome is shown below.
GCGTCGAAACCGGTCCCTATCCGCTCGGGTCGTGTACGATGAAGTACAACCCCTCGTTCACCGAGGACGTCGCGGCCGACCCGAACGCCGCCGTCCACCCCGAGCGCTCCGACGAGACCATCCAGGGGAGCCTGGAACTGCTCGCGGGCCTGCAAGACTACCTCGCGCGGATCGGCGGGATGGACGCGGTGACGCTGCAACCGCCCGCGGGCGCGGCCGGTGAGTTCACCGGGATCACCATCGCGAAGGCGTACCACGAGTCCCGCGACGACGACGACCGCTCGGAGGTCATCGTCCCCGCCTCCGCGCACGGCACCAACTTCGCGACCGCCGCGATGGCCGGATACGACGTCGTCGAACTCCCGTCCGGCGAGGACGGGCGGGTCGACCTCGACGCCCTCGAAGCCGCCGTCTCCGAGCGGACCGCGGCGCTGATGCTCACGAACCCCAACACGGTGGGGCTGTTCGAGCGCGACATCGAGGAGATCGCCGAGGTGGTTCACGACGCCGGCGGCCTGCTCTACTACGACGGCGCGAACCTCAACGCCCTGCTGGGTCGGGCCCGGCCGGGCGATATGGGCTTCGACGTGATGCACTACAACGTCCACAAGACGTTCGCGACGCCCCACGGCGGGGGCGGCCCGGGCGCCGGCCCCGTCGGCGTCCGCGAGGAACTCGCGGAGTTCCTCCCCCGGCCCCGCGTCAGGGAGCGAAACGGGGAGTACGAACTGTACGACCCGGAGCGGAGCATCGGCAAGGTCCACGGCTACCAGGGCAACTGGCTCGTCCTGGTGAAAGCCTACGCCTACATCGCGCGGCTCGGCGACTCGGGGCTGGAGGACGCCTCCGCGAAGGCGGTGTTGAACGCGAACTACCTCGCGGAGCAACTGGAGTACGACATCCCTTACGGCCCGTTCCACCACGAGTTCGCCGCCACTGCGGGCGACCGGGACGCCGCCGACGTGGCAAAGCGGATGCTCGATTACGGGGTCCATCCGCCGACGACCAAGTGGCCGGAGTTCGTCCCCGAGGCGATGCTCACCGAGCCGACAGAGGCCGAAAACAAAGCCTCGCTCGACGACCTCGCGGCGGCGTTCAACGCCGCGATAGCCGACTCCGACGAGGAGCTGGCGGCGGCGCCGTCGAAGACGACCGCCCGGCGGATCGACCAGGCCACCGCCGCGCGGAACCCGCGGCTCTCCTGGCACGCGCTGGACGACACGGAGTAGCCGCTTCCTACGACGACGCTTTCGCGGTACTGATCCCGTCGATCTCGATGAACCCGTAGCCGCAGTCGTCACAGCGCCACTTGGTCTTCTCGCCGAGCTGGATCTTCATCGACGCCGTCCGCCAGAAGGTGGATCCATCACACTCCGGACAGTCGTACTCGCGTTCGAGGCTCATACTCTCATTTCGGTTCGACCCGGTTTGAAAATACTGGTTCGACCGATAAACCGACTGTCGCGATACGAACTCGTAACGCTCGTCGAGTGGCGTCCCCGCCCGGAAGACGCCCGACGGCCGTCAGCGAAGCCGTCGGACCGGCCCGCCACGGGCCGGCAATCGTTCACTCGGTTAATCAAAACTTCTGAGGCAGTGGAATCACTCCGAGTGTATATTGGTTCCACGCCCCACCTCGACCCGTGTTCGAACGGATAGAGGCCGGGTACTGCGGCTGCGAGGACGCCGCAAACGGGGCAACGTGACCGACCTGCCCCGGCGACGGGCGGTGGGCGAGCGGCAGCCGCTCGGACCGCGGCTCAGTCGTCGCCGCCCGCTTGGACGATCACTTCGCCGGTGCTGTGAACGGTCACCCGACGACCCTCGAAGTACAGGGAGACCGTCACGGTATCCGTGTCCGTGGCCCCGTCGGATCGAATCAGCGCATCCAGGGCGTCGGGGTCGACGGAGTCGTGCAAGGGGCCGATGGTCACCGGATCACAGCCAGTCGCGGCCGCGACGGATTCGATGACCGCCGTCGCCGGGTCCGTCGACGACCACTCGTAGCGGGTGCGTATGGGCTCGGTCATCGCGTCAGTACGCCTCCGTGTGGGTTCGTCGGCCGTATCCGTCCACGCCGTCGAAGCATCGTGCTGTACCCGTCGTTTCGGGTCCTCCGTGCCGTCGTCGATCATCGCCAGCCTGCCGGCAGGCGTGTCCGACCAGACCCAAAGCGACTCGAAGAGGTTCGCGCCGGGCACCTCCTCGCGGATCCGTTCCTGGACGGCCGGTGACACGCCGCCGAGGTGGACCGTCACGCCCCGTGCTGCGGCAGCGCCGAGTGCG
Proteins encoded:
- the gcvPB gene encoding aminomethyl-transferring glycine dehydrogenase subunit GcvPB, which produces MNHDQARFGDDDRYEPLLSETGTATVDVGSESPLPDELTRDELELPTSSEPELSRHYTRLSQMNWSVETGPYPLGSCTMKYNPSFTEDVAADPNAAVHPERSDETIQGSLELLAGLQDYLARIGGMDAVTLQPPAGAAGEFTGITIAKAYHESRDDDDRSEVIVPASAHGTNFATAAMAGYDVVELPSGEDGRVDLDALEAAVSERTAALMLTNPNTVGLFERDIEEIAEVVHDAGGLLYYDGANLNALLGRARPGDMGFDVMHYNVHKTFATPHGGGGPGAGPVGVREELAEFLPRPRVRERNGEYELYDPERSIGKVHGYQGNWLVLVKAYAYIARLGDSGLEDASAKAVLNANYLAEQLEYDIPYGPFHHEFAATAGDRDAADVAKRMLDYGVHPPTTKWPEFVPEAMLTEPTEAENKASLDDLAAAFNAAIADSDEELAAAPSKTTARRIDQATAARNPRLSWHALDDTE
- a CDS encoding DUF7838 family putative zinc beta-ribbon protein, encoding MSLEREYDCPECDGSTFWRTASMKIQLGEKTKWRCDDCGYGFIEIDGISTAKASS
- a CDS encoding HalOD1 output domain-containing protein, whose product is MTVHLGGVSPAVQERIREEVPGANLFESLWVWSDTPAGRLAMIDDGTEDPKRRVQHDASTAWTDTADEPTRRRTDAMTEPIRTRYEWSSTDPATAVIESVAAATGCDPVTIGPLHDSVDPDALDALIRSDGATDTDTVTVSLYFEGRRVTVHSTGEVIVQAGGDD